The nucleotide window CGTTCAGCATCTGCTCGTCAACTTCCTTCATGGACATCCGACCACGGAAGACAGCAGCCACCGTGAGGTAGCGGCCATGGCGTGGATCGCAGGCAGCCATCATGTTCTTGGCGTCGAACATCTGCTGGGTGAGCTCAGGCACTGTCAGGGCTCTGTACTGCTgactccctctgctggtgaggGGTGCAAACCCAGGCATGAAGAAATGCAGACGGGGGAATGGAACCATATTGACGGCAAGCTTGCGCAGATCTGCGTTGAGCTGCCCAGGGAAACGCAGACAGGTGGTAACCCCGCTCATCGTGGCAGAGACCAGATGGTTGAGGTCCCCGTAGGTGGGTGTGGTCAGCTTGAGAGTGCGGAAGCAGATATCGTACAGAGCTTCATTGTCAATGCAGTAGGTCTCATCCGTGTTCTCCACCAGCTGGTGCACAGACAGGGTGGCATTGTAGGGCTCCACGACCGTGTCCGACACTTTGGGAGAGGGCACCACGCTGAACGTGTTCATGATGCGGTCGGGGTACTCCTCTCGGATCTTGCTGATCAGTAGGGTACCCATACCAGAGCCCGTTCCCCCACCCAGGGAGTGAGTGAGCTGGAAACCCTGCAGGCAGTCGCAGCTCTCCGCCTCCTTCCTCACCACATCCAGGACTGAATCCACCAGCTCTGCCCCCTCAGTGTAGTGGCCCTTGGCCCAGTTGTTTCCAGCACCACTCTGGCCTgtgaacacaaaaaaggaaagaaaggtAGAATAGTCAAACCCCATTTCAGATGGGCCATGACAGTGATACCTAGGTCTGTCTACATTAATAGCCTGACTGTCCATATCACTAGTCACCCCCTTGGGAGTAAAGGCAAGCAGAACTAACCAAAGACAAAGTTGTCTGGCCGGAAGACCTGCCCAAAAGGCCCAGATCTCACAGAGTCCATTGTGCCAGGCTCCAGGTCCACCAAGACAGCACGGGGGACATACTTGCcacctgcaaaataaaaatgaagccaCTTTAATAAATTGTGCACATTGCCTGCATCCGTACTTCTGAGCACTGAAGTACTCAGACAAAAACATTAACTCACCCGTTGCCTCATTGTAATAGACATTAATCCTCTCCAGCTGGAGGTCGCTGTCCCCATGATAGGTACCAGTGGGATCAATACCATGCTCATCGCTTATCACCTCccaaaactgaaacagagaggCTTAAATTCCATCTGGTCTGCAAGTAATGCGATATTGTGATTAGGTCATGGGCTCAAAGTAACAGCTCAAGTATGGTGAAGCTGTGTTGCTAGCTAAGCACATCTTTGTAACCACCAATAAAACAAGATTTGGACAATAAACCAAGCTTGTGGGGGGCGGGTGCTAATGGCTGCACCCGCGGAAATGAGCAGCCTAAAACTACAAAATGTTAGTTTTAAGATAAACTTTATGGCGGCTGTGTATGACTGCAATTGTAAATGCAACTGTCAAAAGTCATAACAATTCTGCAGCAAACTACAATAtagtatgtaaataaaacattcgTAGCAATGCACTAGCTGCTCAGAAGGGTTTTCCCCATACGGAATGTTCAGAATCGCGGTCGCACTTACGACTGCGCGCGCCTACCCAAATCACCTGCCAGTTTGAAGATATGAAACGTTAAAAgttaatatatttacaaaatatctTGAGGGAGTTAGAAAATAGTGTAAGCGTGTCGGTTAAATGTTTAATCAAGTGGCTTACATGATGTTCTTCCAAAAGcctaaaaaaaaataggattAACACTTTTTTGAGCACACTGCTAACTTGTCAGGTCGAGCGATACCACTACTCTATTGAAGAATACGTTAAAATGGCTAGTTTCTTTTCGTTGCTAGGAGACAATCCGTGAGAGGCACGTTGACAAAGCACGCTTCATTACTCACTTTTCGAACACAGGCGTCAGAGTTATAATTTCAaattatatgtgtgtacatttttacaaaccaATAAAAAACAGCTAACGCTAGACATTTTACTACCTGCCAGTTCGCGAAGTAGGTTAGGAAATccatatttcaaattaaaaatcacattccGTTGCTTTTCGTGCCAACGCAGCAAACT belongs to Megalops cyprinoides isolate fMegCyp1 chromosome 5, fMegCyp1.pri, whole genome shotgun sequence and includes:
- the zgc:55461 gene encoding beta-tubulin family protein, with translation MREIVHLQAGQCGNQIGAKFWEVISDEHGIDPTGTYHGDSDLQLERINVYYNEATGGKYVPRAVLVDLEPGTMDSVRSGPFGQVFRPDNFVFGQSGAGNNWAKGHYTEGAELVDSVLDVVRKEAESCDCLQGFQLTHSLGGGTGSGMGTLLISKIREEYPDRIMNTFSVVPSPKVSDTVVEPYNATLSVHQLVENTDETYCIDNEALYDICFRTLKLTTPTYGDLNHLVSATMSGVTTCLRFPGQLNADLRKLAVNMVPFPRLHFFMPGFAPLTSRGSQQYRALTVPELTQQMFDAKNMMAACDPRHGRYLTVAAVFRGRMSMKEVDEQMLNVQNKNSSYFVEWIPNNVKTAVCDIPPRGLKMAATFIGNSTAIQELFKRISEQFTAMFRRKAFLHWYTGEGMDEMEFTEAESNMNDLVSEYQQYQDATAEEEGEFEEEGEEELA